The DNA sequence TCTTCGGCCAATGGACCGGGCAGCCAGCCGAGGCGTGGCGGCACCTCGTAAAGACGCCCCGGAGCCCGGCGGTTCCAGATGTGCCGCAGGCCGGGGACGATGGCGCGGGCCGTATGCAGCAGGACGTCAGGGCGGCTGTGGTCGACGGCATAAGCCCGGAGACCGGCGGTCCGCAGGCGATCGAGGATGACCTGGATCTGGGACGCGGTGCTCATGGCTGGCGGCTCGGCTGCCGCATCAATGGTGCCGAACGGCGCCAGGTAGGGCTGCCTCTCCAGGGTTTCGTTCAGGAGCCACGGCCGCATTGAGTCCGGCAGGCGGTGTGTGGTTTGTGCCGTGGTCCATACCTGGGCAACCTCGCTGGCGGCCTTCCACGCGGCCACGCGAGGTGACGGATGGGCCGCGCCGGCAAACAGCACCTCGGACCCGTCCAGACGGGGTGCGACCGAGACGTAGGCGGGAATACCCAGGTCCGTGGTGCAGTCGAGCAGGAAGAGGCTGCGCCCGATGGCGCGCAGACCCTCTTCTACCGCCATCACCTCGGGCGCGTCCAGGGAGGCGAGCCGGACGGCGGGACGGCGTGCGCGGTTGTACCACCACAAGGACATCGCATCGCGTTCGATCCACTCCAGCAGGGCGTGCAGCAAGGCATCGTCAAACGTGCGCCCGCTGCCGCAGCCGATGGTGTCGGCACTGGCGAAGCGGGGCTCGCCGGGTTGAAACTGATACCACATCAGACAGCAGGCGGCTGGGACGTAGCGGTCGGGGCCGCCGTGCAGATCGCAGGCGGACAGCCAGTCGACCGGGCGAGTGGGGTCGAATGGGGCGGGGATGTGGAAGATCTCGTCGGGCATGGCGTTCCAGCGGTCTTGCCGCGCGCGTTGGGCGGCGCTGTAGAGCTGGATGGAGTCCGGGTGGAGGATCTCGAGTTCAGCGGCGGTGGCGCGGGTGATGGCCTCGTTGCCGCGGTAGATGAGGCTGTAGCGTTCGAGGGCCTCGCCGATGGCGCCGTTGATGGCTTCTTCGGCCGTGCGGCCACGTCCAAAGGACGCCTGGCGGCGCAGCAACGGGCGGGCGCGTCCGACGGGTAAGGGACTGTGCCAGACCGCGTGGGCGCGGAAGGCTCCGGCGGAAGGGGCGTCGCTGACCTGGACTCGGTGGACGATGCCCGTCAGCGGGCTGCAATGAACGTGGAGGGGGAGTGAATCAGGAGCCGCTTCCCTGGAGCACCTCACACAGTCTCCGCGTCGATAGACAGGATGCTGCTGGACGACATTGGTCCTGAAGTCGAGAGAGCGGACCGTGGAAGGTGTCCGCGCGGGGCCCTGGACATAGTCACGAAGAAAGGCTCCCACGCGGTTCGCCGCATTGTCCGGGAGTGGTTGCGGGCTGCCATCGCGATCGAACTGCGAGAGGGCGATCCAGTGTGACAGACAGGGCGGGCATGTTCCGCCCTCGCGGACCTCTCCGATGATGGCGAGATCACTGGACACCAGAAGGAACACGCACGGAGGTGAAATGTTGTCGGCGGCTTGCGCCAGGCTCCGCAGGTCGAAACAAACGTAGAGGGGCCGACCTGCTTCGGCTTCCGGCCAGAAAGGTTCCAACTGACGTAGAAAGGAGCTCGTGGACTCGGAAGGCGTAGGGGGGCGGGCGTCTGCGCTTGGCATGTCCTGGAATCAATTCTATAATTGACCTACCCAGCAGGGCAGAGAATTGGATCTTGCGCTTGCGCGGCCACTCTCACGACAGATGGAGGTTGCGTTTTTTTCATGGGATCCACGATCAAGAAGGGAACTACTGTCACCGTCGACTTCATGAATGCCGACGGCAGTCTTAGTGGTGAGGCATCCATCAGCACGGAGTTCATCGAGATCTTCGGCACGGACCGATGCAACGTGCTGGCGCGGGGAGGGATCACCCTGCCCGCTCAGTCGGATTTGGGGAGCGAGGACTGGTTGACCGTCGTGGCCATTGCCAATTCCGAAGAAAACCTTGGCAACCTCAAGCAGTACTTAGCTGACGAGGACTACTTCATGGGCGGTCCGGAGACTTCGGGATCCAGCCATGGCGTCGCGATCGCTGAGTACAAGGAGAATGGCGACATTGCCATTCGGCCAGGGTGCCTGACATTGGCGACAGGGCTTAGCGTGATCACCCCGCCCGCAACGCCGCAGGACAAGGCCAGCCTGGTGGTCGAGGTGAATCGCATCTTTGTGTTCCCTCCCGGCACCGTCATGAACGAAGATCACCCCTTTGGCCGCCCATGGACTGATCTCGTTCCGACTAGGTAAGGCCCGCCCCGCTTACTTTTGCGGTACAGTCAACCGGCTGAAAAGGGCTCTCAGCCCCACAGCCCGGGTGACGGAAATCTGAAAAGAGGAGGAAGTGATCCATGGGAGCCAGGATTGAAAAAGGCACCGCAGTCACGATTGATTTCCGGGAACGGAACGGGAGTCCCAGCACCAAGCCGCCCATCACTACGCAGTTTGTCGAGGTGTTTGGCACCGACCGCTGTAACGTGATCACGAAGGGCGGTCTCAACATCCCCGCCGATTCGGATCTTGGCAGTGCCGATTGGCTGACGGTTGTCGCCATCGCTGATTCCGAGGAGAACCTGGCCAGCTTGAAGGCATATCTGGGTGAACAGGACTACTGCCTGGAGCATCCGGAGACGTCAGCTTCCAGCTATGGAGTGGCGATCGCTGAGTGTACGGGCGATGGAACCATCCAAGTCACCGAAGGATGCGTCACGTTGGCGACGGGGAAGGACGTCATCTTCCCTCCAGCGACAACCAGCGAACAGGCAAAACTCGTCGTGGACGTCGACCACATCTACGTGTTCCCTTCCGGTACCGGGATGAGCGCGAACAGTGCGTTCGGGCTGCCGTGGGCGCGGGTTGCCCCCACGGCAGTCCTGTAGTCGCGCGGCGGATCAGTCGGCTTTCCAGCCGAAGGCGGACAGCATGATCTGAAACAGGTCTGTGTTCGCCAGGAAGCCCTTCACTTTGGCCGAACCCGGGCCAGTGGCGGCGACCAGAACCTGCTCGCCCGAGTGCTTACCCTGGATCACGACGCCTTTGTTCGCAACGGCTTTGCCATCGGCGCCCACCGTATAGAGGGGAGTGCCTTTGGCCACACCGACGGTGCGGAGGTCGAAGGAGTGGTCCGCCGTGAAGAGCACCAGCGTGTTGGACTGCAGCCGCGTGGCGGTGGATTCGATCAACCGGTCGAACACCGGCACGCGGTTGAGTCCCCGATCGATCTTGTCGGTGTGGACGTCGGACTCCACCATGAGGAAAAAGCCCTTGGGATTCTTCGACAGGATCTCGATGGCGGCATTGGCGGCGGAGGTGATGTCGAAATCGGCGTCGTCGGTGAGGACCACCGCCCGCTTCGTGCCGGCCGGCACATCCTTGAGGGCCGCACCGAAGAAGTAGCCTTTGTTCTTCAGTTCCGTCTCCAGATTGAGACCCAACGCCTGTGTGGCCGCGGTGATGGCCTTCCGGCCGGGCCCGAGGACGATGTCGACGCCGTCGCCGAAACGAGGCTTCCACACCTGCGAGAAGATCTCTCCGGTCATTTTTCGGCTGGGCGCGTGGGCGTAGCAGGCGGCCGGTGTCGCGTCAGCCATGCTGCTGTTGGAGACAACGCCCGTGGACAGGCCGTGCTGTTCCGCGTATTCCAGAATCGTCTTGAGGGGTGTGCCCGTGGTTTGTCCGGCGGCCGGGGCCGTCTCTGAGATCACGCCGTTGTTGGTCTTTTGCCCGGTGACGATGGCGGTCATGCCGGCTGCGGAATCGGTCACCCAGTTGTTGACGGCGGAGGTGTCGGAAAGGCCGATGTTCGGCATTCGCTGCACATACAAGGCGGACGGCTTGCCGAAAGCCTGAACGCTGGCGGCGTGGAGTGTCGGGATGCCCCCCGCATCCCCCAGAAAGACTATGACGTTTTTCGCCTTTTTATCTCCAGCATAGACAAGGGTTGAGAGGGCCCAGGCGAGGGCCAGCGAGGTACGTAGAATGCGCACGATGATGAGAAACTCCTCTCTTTAGATTAGTGATTCGAGAGTCCTGAGTTTGGCCAGCGATTTGCTAACAGGTAGGGTGGGACATTCATGAGAATCGACAAGGCCACCTCCTCTATCAGTGAACTGCTTGCGACCATCGGCCAGGGTACCGCCCGGTCCAATACTGCCGAGAACAGTATCCGGAGTAGTTTTAAGGAACAACTGCAGGCAACGACGGAAGAGACCACAGCGGACACCTCCAGCGAGATCACTGAGCTGGGGATGACACCGTTCCTGGCCGTGGCCCTGGCGTCGAAGAACGCCACGTCAACTTCTCAATCGGTGAGTCAGAATTCTGACACTACCGCCACCACGGCGGCGACTGCGACCACTGAGACCGCCGCGGCCACCGATTCGTCTGAGAGTTCCGATCCGGTGGCGGTCACCTACAGCCTGGACACCACCGAATTCGATCCAAGCCCGGCGGCGCCTTGGAGCATGACGCTGGTGAAACCGTCAGTCGCTTCGTCATTGGGACCCGACACGCGAGCCGCGCTGAACGCGGCGCTGGTGAAAGCTGGCGTGGACCCCTCGCAGGTGA is a window from the uncultured Paludibaculum sp. genome containing:
- a CDS encoding YcaO-like family protein; protein product: MPSADARPPTPSESTSSFLRQLEPFWPEAEAGRPLYVCFDLRSLAQAADNISPPCVFLLVSSDLAIIGEVREGGTCPPCLSHWIALSQFDRDGSPQPLPDNAANRVGAFLRDYVQGPARTPSTVRSLDFRTNVVQQHPVYRRGDCVRCSREAAPDSLPLHVHCSPLTGIVHRVQVSDAPSAGAFRAHAVWHSPLPVGRARPLLRRQASFGRGRTAEEAINGAIGEALERYSLIYRGNEAITRATAAELEILHPDSIQLYSAAQRARQDRWNAMPDEIFHIPAPFDPTRPVDWLSACDLHGGPDRYVPAACCLMWYQFQPGEPRFASADTIGCGSGRTFDDALLHALLEWIERDAMSLWWYNRARRPAVRLASLDAPEVMAVEEGLRAIGRSLFLLDCTTDLGIPAYVSVAPRLDGSEVLFAGAAHPSPRVAAWKAASEVAQVWTTAQTTHRLPDSMRPWLLNETLERQPYLAPFGTIDAAAEPPAMSTASQIQVILDRLRTAGLRAYAVDHSRPDVLLHTARAIVPGLRHIWNRRAPGRLYEVPPRLGWLPGPLAEEELNPICCMI
- a CDS encoding alkaline phosphatase; protein product: MRILRTSLALAWALSTLVYAGDKKAKNVIVFLGDAGGIPTLHAASVQAFGKPSALYVQRMPNIGLSDTSAVNNWVTDSAAGMTAIVTGQKTNNGVISETAPAAGQTTGTPLKTILEYAEQHGLSTGVVSNSSMADATPAACYAHAPSRKMTGEIFSQVWKPRFGDGVDIVLGPGRKAITAATQALGLNLETELKNKGYFFGAALKDVPAGTKRAVVLTDDADFDITSAANAAIEILSKNPKGFFLMVESDVHTDKIDRGLNRVPVFDRLIESTATRLQSNTLVLFTADHSFDLRTVGVAKGTPLYTVGADGKAVANKGVVIQGKHSGEQVLVAATGPGSAKVKGFLANTDLFQIMLSAFGWKAD